In one Sphingobacterium daejeonense genomic region, the following are encoded:
- a CDS encoding competence/damage-inducible protein A: MKAEIITIGDEILLGQIVDTNSAWIAQELFAQQIQIQQITSITDTEDHILSALADAGSRADIIICTGGLGPTKDDVTKFTAAKFFHTDLVFNQDVMDHVQQIFQRFNRTMPDINKGQAQVLANCEVLFNDWGTAPGMWVEHDQKVYIFLPGVPFEMKNLMTFRVLPKLKEFQTEEKVVNKYILTVGIGESHLAEHIAEIENTFPNHVHLAYLPKIGLVRLRLTLTGKDIDALEVEAEEWKNKFVERIGPTVVATEDVSFEEVIVRSFSDHKLTLATAESCTGGNISRLITEIPGSSKMFQGAVVSYANEVKEGVLGVSIETLKAHGAVSEETVIQMANGVKQLLNVDYAIATSGIAGPDGGTPEKLVGTVWVAVAGKNEVKTKLFHFHHDRLINIERTTAQAFLMLWNLYQAELQN, from the coding sequence ATGAAAGCTGAAATTATTACCATTGGTGATGAGATCTTGCTTGGACAGATTGTGGATACCAATTCAGCCTGGATTGCCCAAGAGTTATTTGCCCAGCAAATTCAAATACAACAAATCACTTCTATTACAGATACTGAAGATCATATTTTGTCTGCACTGGCAGATGCAGGGTCGCGTGCAGATATTATTATTTGTACAGGTGGATTAGGTCCTACCAAAGATGATGTCACTAAATTCACTGCAGCAAAATTCTTCCATACTGATCTGGTGTTTAACCAAGATGTGATGGACCATGTTCAACAGATTTTTCAGCGGTTTAATAGAACGATGCCAGATATCAATAAAGGACAGGCACAGGTGTTGGCTAATTGTGAGGTTTTATTCAATGACTGGGGCACTGCACCTGGCATGTGGGTAGAACACGATCAAAAGGTCTACATTTTCCTTCCTGGGGTTCCTTTTGAAATGAAAAACTTAATGACTTTCCGAGTCTTGCCAAAACTTAAAGAATTTCAGACCGAGGAAAAAGTTGTTAATAAATATATCCTAACCGTTGGAATTGGCGAATCGCATTTAGCAGAACATATCGCAGAAATCGAAAACACTTTTCCTAATCATGTTCACCTGGCATACCTACCAAAAATTGGTCTTGTAAGATTGCGACTGACATTAACAGGGAAGGATATCGATGCCCTTGAAGTTGAAGCTGAGGAATGGAAGAATAAATTTGTGGAACGTATTGGACCTACAGTAGTGGCTACTGAAGATGTTAGTTTTGAAGAAGTAATTGTTCGTAGTTTTTCAGACCATAAACTTACATTGGCAACTGCAGAAAGTTGTACAGGAGGTAATATTTCCAGATTGATTACAGAAATTCCAGGATCTAGCAAAATGTTTCAAGGTGCTGTTGTTTCTTATGCGAATGAAGTTAAGGAAGGTGTGTTGGGTGTATCTATAGAAACCTTAAAAGCGCATGGTGCTGTTAGCGAGGAAACGGTAATTCAGATGGCAAATGGTGTAAAACAACTATTGAATGTGGATTATGCCATAGCAACAAGTGGGATTGCTGGACCAGATGGTGGTACACCTGAAAAGCTAGTAGGGACAGTGTGGGTTGCTGTAGCTGGGAAAAATGAAGTGAAAACGA
- a CDS encoding putative LPS assembly protein LptD, producing MTFSGNYNVAADSLKLSQISFSGRTALFDKKVNVNFNGSFDPYSYDRYTGTRIDRFAIKDGKLARLTNFGLSFDYSLNPKANENRSENIDSLRSSMPNLTPEQAQALARISTDPNAFVDFNIPWNLAGSFSMNYNQVFSRERMQMETRITSTVNVHGDFNVTPKWKVQFNTGYDFVQKEASMSQISIYRDLHCWDMSVGWVPFGRYKSYNITIRAKASILQDLKLTKRQSHFTY from the coding sequence TTGACCTTTAGCGGAAATTATAATGTTGCTGCCGACTCACTAAAACTATCTCAAATTAGCTTCTCTGGTCGTACAGCATTGTTTGACAAAAAAGTAAATGTCAACTTTAATGGTTCATTCGATCCTTATTCTTATGATAGGTATACCGGTACTAGAATTGATCGCTTTGCGATTAAAGACGGTAAATTAGCGCGATTGACTAATTTTGGATTATCATTTGATTATAGCTTAAACCCTAAGGCAAATGAAAATCGAAGTGAAAATATAGATTCCTTACGTAGTTCTATGCCTAACCTTACGCCTGAGCAGGCACAAGCATTAGCAAGAATCAGTACTGATCCAAATGCATTCGTAGATTTCAATATTCCTTGGAATTTAGCGGGATCCTTCAGCATGAACTATAACCAGGTTTTCAGCCGTGAAAGAATGCAGATGGAAACTAGAATTACAAGTACAGTAAATGTACATGGTGATTTCAATGTAACCCCGAAATGGAAAGTTCAATTCAACACAGGATATGACTTTGTGCAAAAAGAAGCTTCCATGAGTCAGATCAGTATCTATCGTGACCTACACTGTTGGGATATGTCGGTAGGTTGGGTGCCATTTGGAAGATATAAGAGTTATAACATCACCATTCGAGCAAAAGCATCGATTTTGCAGGATTTAAAATTAACCAAGAGACAGAGCCATTTCACATATTAA
- a CDS encoding putative LPS assembly protein LptD: protein MFVGLSVLHAQVRPNTNNQNVTIDSLQRDTIPTDTSKNNFKDVNGQDTVHMNNESGLETVVTITANDSSWNEVSKNILHLYKGAKVKYEGFELAADYIRLDRNTNVLFATGVIDHNGKYVGRPVVIMPGESPIAVDSLLYNYKTQVPKTFGVMTEVDGGYIQAREVRKNIYDEMSLYQGLYSTCNLPYPHTHFGIQITKGVITQKQIIAGPSYLVVENIPIKFLAIPFGFFPKQDKKSSGFLFPSFGEDAARGFAMRDLGWYLTFNDYWDSEIRGTLYSKGTWEANIRTQYLVNYKFNGNFALQYGSYVQGVEGTDSFGREKNFRFTWNHSQRQEANPGTSFSASVNFGSRNAYRNAATTGQYNPMEAINNRMGSSIAYGKVFADGKVNFTANMSHDQNLSTGDLTLDLPTISLNVATFNPFDSKDRIGEQKWYQRITVGYSLQGQNRIQTKDSLLFRKESIRDFTNGIQHNIPVSLSLNVMKYFQFNTSFNYTERWYLQSVRNRLTNEPYGFKAVKDTLQGFKRAYDYSVSTGLSTKIYGQMNRKIGKVEAMRHTITPSINVNYRPDFSDPRYNFYRDFTDENGVYKRYSIFENGVYGTPGAGKSFGIGFSVDNNLEAKIRK, encoded by the coding sequence TTGTTTGTAGGGCTATCTGTGCTTCATGCTCAGGTAAGACCTAATACTAACAATCAAAATGTTACAATAGATTCCCTTCAAAGAGATACTATTCCTACAGATACTTCCAAAAATAATTTCAAAGATGTTAATGGGCAAGACACCGTTCATATGAATAATGAAAGTGGTCTTGAAACGGTAGTAACAATTACCGCAAATGACTCATCATGGAATGAAGTTAGCAAGAATATTTTACATCTCTATAAAGGCGCGAAGGTAAAATATGAAGGTTTTGAACTTGCAGCTGATTACATCCGATTAGATAGAAATACGAATGTATTATTTGCAACGGGTGTCATAGACCATAATGGCAAATATGTAGGACGGCCAGTGGTTATTATGCCGGGAGAGTCTCCAATTGCTGTCGATTCCCTGCTCTATAATTACAAAACACAAGTGCCCAAAACCTTTGGCGTCATGACTGAGGTCGATGGGGGTTATATCCAGGCACGTGAGGTCAGAAAGAACATCTATGATGAAATGTCCCTATATCAAGGGCTCTATTCGACCTGTAATCTACCTTACCCTCATACGCACTTTGGTATACAGATTACCAAAGGAGTGATTACTCAAAAACAGATTATCGCAGGACCTTCCTATTTAGTTGTCGAGAATATACCAATTAAATTCTTAGCTATTCCATTTGGTTTTTTCCCTAAACAGGATAAAAAGAGTTCTGGATTTCTATTTCCATCATTTGGTGAAGACGCTGCCCGCGGTTTCGCAATGCGTGACCTAGGCTGGTACCTTACGTTCAATGATTATTGGGATTCTGAAATTAGAGGAACATTATATTCCAAAGGTACTTGGGAAGCGAATATAAGAACGCAATATTTAGTAAATTATAAATTCAACGGTAACTTTGCTCTTCAATACGGATCTTATGTTCAGGGTGTTGAAGGTACTGACAGCTTTGGCCGCGAAAAGAACTTCAGGTTTACCTGGAACCATAGCCAAAGACAAGAAGCCAACCCAGGAACTTCATTCTCAGCTTCGGTAAATTTTGGTTCTCGTAATGCCTATAGAAATGCTGCAACAACAGGACAATATAATCCGATGGAAGCAATCAATAATAGGATGGGCTCATCAATTGCTTATGGAAAAGTATTTGCAGATGGAAAGGTGAATTTTACAGCTAATATGTCCCATGACCAAAACCTTTCAACTGGAGACTTAACCTTAGATTTACCTACCATAAGTTTAAACGTAGCTACCTTTAACCCATTTGATTCTAAAGATCGTATTGGTGAACAAAAATGGTATCAGAGAATTACAGTAGGTTATAGCTTACAAGGTCAAAACAGAATCCAAACCAAAGATTCTTTATTGTTCAGAAAAGAATCAATTCGCGATTTTACAAATGGTATCCAACATAATATTCCAGTAAGTCTGAGTTTAAATGTGATGAAGTATTTCCAATTCAATACTTCATTTAATTACACCGAGCGTTGGTATCTTCAGTCTGTACGTAATAGGCTGACCAATGAACCTTATGGGTTCAAGGCTGTAAAAGATACCTTGCAGGGTTTCAAACGGGCTTATGATTATTCTGTATCTACCGGTCTTTCAACCAAGATCTATGGTCAGATGAACAGAAAAATTGGTAAGGTTGAGGCCATGCGTCATACCATTACCCCATCTATTAATGTTAACTATAGGCCTGATTTCTCAGATCCTAGATATAATTTTTACAGGGATTTTACGGATGAAAATGGAGTATATAAAAGATATTCGATTTTCGAAAATGGAGTTTATGGAACTCCAGGGGCTGGCAAATCATTTGGGATAGGATTTTCAGTTGATAATAACTTAGAGGCTAAAATCCGGAAATGA
- a CDS encoding N-acetylmuramoyl-L-alanine amidase family protein produces MHFNKSTKISLAVFAILLPTIFFSSLVNSQEKENQDNTTSQTTQNNKAFKLVVIDPGHGGRIPGAYGSISAEKDIVLQVSKKLKEAIEKEMPGVKAMLTRDTDIDVPFHERTALANKNHADLFISIHCNSANSEKRVRGKNGKYVTQTIRRPQVSGTETFVCGFNRLQKR; encoded by the coding sequence ATGCATTTTAATAAATCTACAAAAATTAGCTTAGCAGTATTCGCAATCCTTCTACCTACGATTTTCTTCAGCAGTTTAGTCAATTCTCAAGAGAAAGAAAATCAGGACAATACCACTTCACAAACCACTCAAAATAATAAAGCATTTAAATTGGTCGTTATCGACCCGGGACATGGTGGAAGAATACCAGGAGCTTATGGAAGTATTTCTGCCGAAAAAGACATTGTGTTACAAGTAAGCAAGAAATTAAAAGAAGCTATAGAAAAAGAAATGCCCGGTGTAAAGGCGATGTTGACAAGAGATACCGATATTGATGTTCCTTTTCACGAAAGAACAGCATTAGCGAATAAAAACCATGCTGATCTTTTTATTTCCATTCACTGCAATTCAGCGAATTCAGAAAAAAGAGTACGTGGGAAAAATGGCAAGTATGTAACTCAAACAATCCGTAGACCGCAAGTTAGTGGAACGGAAACTTTTGTTTGCGGTTTTAACAGGTTGCAAAAAAGGTGA
- a CDS encoding N-acetylmuramoyl-L-alanine amidase family protein, with product MERKLLFAVLTGCKKGESEVAVRENADILFEENYQENYGGFDPNDPSTYIIFSLMKRTYRDKSIRFATYIQNEYVKKGRSNRGVQELSLAVLASAAMPAVLTEIGFISNPDEEKFMLSENGQAEIVGNLVDAIKHYKTSTGLQ from the coding sequence GTGGAACGGAAACTTTTGTTTGCGGTTTTAACAGGTTGCAAAAAAGGTGAATCAGAAGTTGCCGTAAGGGAGAATGCCGATATTTTATTCGAAGAGAATTATCAAGAGAATTATGGTGGCTTTGATCCGAATGATCCATCCACCTATATCATTTTCTCCTTGATGAAAAGGACTTACAGAGATAAGAGCATTCGTTTTGCAACTTATATTCAAAACGAGTATGTGAAAAAAGGAAGGTCTAATCGTGGTGTACAAGAATTATCATTAGCGGTTCTTGCTTCCGCAGCAATGCCAGCAGTACTTACAGAGATCGGATTTATCTCAAATCCCGATGAAGAGAAATTTATGTTGTCAGAAAATGGACAAGCAGAGATTGTGGGCAACCTAGTTGATGCCATAAAACATTATAAAACCAGTACTGGTTTACAATAA
- a CDS encoding N-acetylmuramoyl-L-alanine amidase family protein — protein MFGKVSLVITCVSVVLLASFKPIDPQDDQGTQRKLKTIVLDAGHGGHDSGAVGRQSKEKDIALQVALKLGKKIQKEFPGIKVVYTRTTDVYPKLYERPALANKHHADLFISIHCNSGGASSRRVKKQ, from the coding sequence GTGTTTGGGAAAGTAAGTTTAGTAATAACCTGTGTTTCAGTCGTATTATTAGCGAGTTTTAAGCCGATTGATCCACAAGATGATCAAGGGACTCAAAGAAAATTAAAAACAATCGTTCTAGATGCTGGACATGGAGGGCATGATTCAGGGGCAGTTGGACGACAATCAAAAGAAAAAGATATCGCCTTGCAAGTAGCCCTGAAACTTGGAAAAAAAATCCAAAAAGAATTCCCGGGGATTAAGGTCGTGTATACTCGTACAACAGATGTGTACCCGAAATTGTATGAAAGACCTGCATTAGCTAATAAGCATCATGCAGATTTATTTATTTCTATCCACTGTAACTCAGGTGGCGCATCATCACGTCGAGTAAAAAAACAGTAG
- a CDS encoding N-acetylmuramoyl-L-alanine amidase family protein — protein sequence MLGFSRTGDQDVAIRENASILMEENYKENYGGFDPKDPSTYIVFSLMKRRYREQSIKLASYMQDQFAGSNRTDRGVKEQSLAVLATAGMPAVLTEIGFISNPDEERFMMSSAGQESIVNDLFNAINTYRKSVEK from the coding sequence GTGCTGGGTTTTAGCCGTACAGGCGACCAAGATGTAGCTATTCGTGAAAATGCTTCCATCCTAATGGAAGAAAACTACAAAGAAAACTACGGTGGTTTTGACCCTAAGGACCCTTCAACTTATATTGTGTTCTCCTTAATGAAAAGAAGATATAGAGAACAAAGCATTAAGTTAGCTTCTTATATGCAGGATCAATTCGCAGGATCGAACAGGACTGATAGAGGTGTCAAAGAACAATCACTGGCAGTATTGGCGACAGCAGGAATGCCAGCAGTACTTACTGAAATTGGTTTTATTTCTAATCCCGACGAAGAAAGGTTCATGATGTCATCAGCAGGTCAAGAATCTATTGTAAATGATTTATTTAATGCTATAAATACATACCGAAAGAGTGTAGAAAAATAA
- a CDS encoding MlaD family protein, whose protein sequence is MKISNETKVGALTSIAIAILFIGYSFLKGNNVFSSENTFYTEYDNVDGLAVSKPVLVSGFQIGRVSDLTLQPNGKIRTEFKIKNEYDIPSNTVARIVSADLLGSKAIVFELGNSTTMARNGDPLLSDVQANLMEKVEPLQKKIENLVVKLDSVLSGVNSVLDENFQRDFKSSVHSISVSLKNLEKITGDVDGLMGAEKNRLSKILSNMESITMNFKNNNEKINSILANLDNLSDDLSKTEIKATVDNANQAMKDVMEITNKINTGEGSLSQLIHDEKLYNNLTNASESLDQLVKDLKENPGKYLKISIFGKKDTK, encoded by the coding sequence TTGAAAATATCTAACGAAACTAAAGTCGGAGCATTAACCAGTATTGCTATTGCTATATTATTTATTGGCTACAGTTTCCTTAAAGGAAACAATGTATTTAGCAGCGAAAATACTTTTTATACCGAATATGATAATGTTGACGGACTAGCGGTTTCTAAACCTGTTTTGGTCAGCGGATTTCAGATTGGTAGAGTCTCCGACCTTACTCTACAGCCAAATGGAAAAATCAGAACAGAATTTAAGATTAAAAATGAATACGATATTCCATCCAATACCGTCGCTAGAATTGTAAGTGCCGACCTTTTGGGAAGTAAAGCAATTGTATTCGAACTTGGAAACAGTACAACTATGGCCAGAAATGGAGATCCTCTCCTTTCGGATGTACAAGCCAACCTGATGGAAAAAGTAGAACCTCTACAAAAGAAAATCGAAAACTTAGTGGTAAAACTCGATTCCGTACTATCTGGTGTAAACTCTGTATTGGACGAGAACTTTCAACGTGACTTCAAAAGCAGCGTTCATAGTATTTCAGTTTCTTTGAAAAATCTTGAAAAGATCACTGGTGATGTAGATGGATTGATGGGTGCCGAGAAAAATCGCTTGAGTAAGATTCTTTCAAATATGGAGTCCATTACCATGAACTTCAAAAACAATAATGAAAAAATCAATTCTATATTAGCGAATTTGGACAACCTTTCAGATGACCTTTCTAAAACTGAAATCAAAGCTACAGTGGACAATGCTAATCAAGCCATGAAAGATGTGATGGAAATCACCAATAAAATCAATACAGGCGAAGGTTCTTTAAGCCAATTGATTCATGATGAGAAATTGTACAATAACCTTACTAATGCCTCTGAAAGCTTGGATCAATTAGTAAAAGACCTGAAAGAAAACCCAGGGAAATATTTGAAAATCTCAATCTTTGGTAAGAAGGATACGAAGTAG
- a CDS encoding S9 family peptidase translates to MILLRNTLHFCFVRGGPQSATTQSYSFRWNFQLLASQGYIVIAPNRRGMPGWGVKWNEQISKDWGGQAIQDYLSAIDDIAKESYVDKDRLGAVGASYGGYSVFQLAGVHEGRFKSFISHCGLFDMKSWYGTTEELFFANHDLGGPYWDKANEKTYTEFNPSNHIEKWDTPILIFQGGKDYRVPIGQGLEAFQAAQLRGVKSRLVYLPDENHWVLSGQSAQVWQREFFGWLDETLKK, encoded by the coding sequence TTGATCCTACTAAGAAATACCCTACACTTTTGTTTTGTCAGGGGAGGGCCTCAATCTGCAACTACACAATCTTATTCCTTCCGTTGGAATTTTCAGTTGTTGGCTTCCCAAGGATATATTGTAATTGCTCCAAACCGTCGTGGCATGCCTGGATGGGGAGTAAAATGGAATGAGCAAATTTCCAAAGATTGGGGTGGACAAGCAATTCAGGATTATCTTTCAGCAATAGATGATATTGCTAAGGAATCATATGTAGATAAAGATAGGCTAGGAGCGGTTGGCGCTAGTTACGGAGGGTATTCTGTATTCCAGTTGGCTGGAGTTCACGAAGGACGTTTCAAGTCATTTATTTCACATTGCGGTTTGTTTGACATGAAATCTTGGTATGGTACAACAGAAGAATTGTTCTTCGCCAATCATGATCTAGGAGGACCGTATTGGGATAAAGCAAATGAGAAAACCTATACTGAGTTCAACCCGAGCAACCATATAGAGAAATGGGATACTCCGATATTAATATTTCAGGGAGGTAAAGATTACCGTGTTCCAATCGGCCAAGGCTTAGAAGCATTTCAAGCAGCACAATTAAGAGGGGTAAAAAGTAGATTGGTATATCTTCCAGATGAAAACCACTGGGTGTTATCAGGACAAAGCGCTCAAGTGTGGCAAAGAGAATTCTTCGGATGGCTAGACGAAACTTTGAAAAAGTAA
- a CDS encoding cell envelope integrity protein CreD has translation MQPLLVFAAANGVTDSQTLANDYDMVQINFLPNVDNYQKSTRVTKYGALVIALTFISLVFMEIIKKQRVHIIQYVLIGFAMVLFYALLLAISEHIGFNMAYLIAAIATIVLISSFIKAITKDMKSALNFAAILTLFYTFIFVLLQLRDYSLIVGTVGLFIILAVLMRLSTKINWYQFEKQ, from the coding sequence ATGCAGCCTCTGCTAGTGTTTGCTGCTGCCAATGGCGTAACAGATAGCCAGACATTAGCGAATGATTATGATATGGTTCAGATTAATTTCTTGCCAAATGTAGATAACTATCAGAAATCAACTCGAGTAACAAAATATGGAGCTTTGGTGATCGCTCTGACTTTCATTTCTCTAGTATTTATGGAAATTATCAAAAAGCAAAGAGTTCACATCATTCAATATGTGTTGATTGGATTTGCAATGGTATTATTCTATGCGCTATTGCTTGCGATTTCTGAACATATAGGCTTTAACATGGCTTATCTTATAGCCGCTATAGCCACCATTGTATTGATATCATCATTTATAAAAGCGATAACCAAGGATATGAAATCGGCACTGAATTTTGCTGCTATTTTAACCCTGTTTTATACATTTATATTTGTGCTGTTGCAACTCAGAGATTATTCATTAATCGTGGGTACTGTTGGGTTATTCATTATTCTTGCTGTCTTGATGAGATTATCAACAAAAATAAATTGGTACCAATTTGAAAAGCAATGA
- a CDS encoding cell envelope integrity protein CreD produces MVTSPIIAVPYDIVLETVEPSSDGKSSSISRTVKTEYAYLMADQTQIQADVEPTVLKRGIYQAIVYNSKINIKGNFKNFDLDKLKIQAADLKWNEAKLVFGIQDIKGISASPKFKWDGKEYEMGKYEQDLRLFNQNLTVDLPLEGNESLNKSFEINMDLKGSKSLNFLSLASQTKIMATGKWSNPSFNGNFLPDEREVGETFKASWNIPDFSRKQPQQWKGDPMRIYDFSGIDLANEADGNISYQDAASASVCCCQWRNR; encoded by the coding sequence GTGGTTACAAGTCCAATAATAGCAGTTCCCTATGATATCGTGTTAGAAACTGTGGAGCCGTCCTCCGATGGCAAGAGCAGTTCGATTAGCCGCACTGTTAAGACTGAGTATGCCTATTTAATGGCTGACCAAACTCAAATCCAGGCGGATGTAGAACCTACAGTGCTGAAAAGAGGCATCTACCAAGCTATTGTCTATAACTCAAAGATCAATATTAAAGGGAATTTTAAAAACTTTGATTTGGATAAATTGAAAATTCAAGCCGCAGACCTGAAGTGGAATGAAGCAAAATTAGTCTTTGGGATTCAAGATATTAAAGGTATTTCCGCAAGTCCTAAATTCAAATGGGATGGCAAGGAATATGAGATGGGAAAATATGAACAAGACCTCAGATTATTCAATCAAAATCTAACTGTTGATTTGCCTTTGGAAGGAAATGAGTCATTAAATAAATCATTTGAAATCAACATGGATTTAAAAGGTTCAAAATCTTTGAACTTCTTGTCTCTTGCTAGCCAGACAAAAATCATGGCAACTGGTAAATGGTCAAATCCAAGTTTCAACGGCAATTTTTTACCTGATGAGAGAGAAGTTGGAGAAACTTTTAAAGCCAGCTGGAATATTCCTGACTTTAGCAGGAAGCAGCCTCAGCAATGGAAAGGAGATCCTATGCGTATTTATGATTTCTCGGGAATTGATTTAGCAAATGAAGCTGACGGTAACATCTCCTATCAAGATGCAGCCTCTGCTAGTGTTTGCTGCTGCCAATGGCGTAACAGATAG
- a CDS encoding inner membrane CreD family protein — protein sequence MENNSLNQGTENSSQKTLIEKITDSLILKIFVIFFLMLILLIPLGLIGDLISERNNRESNVSTEIARKWGFGTGGYKSNNSSSL from the coding sequence ATGGAAAATAATTCATTAAACCAAGGCACTGAGAATAGTTCTCAAAAGACCTTGATCGAAAAGATAACCGATTCATTGATTCTAAAGATCTTTGTAATATTTTTCTTGATGCTGATTCTATTGATTCCGTTGGGATTGATCGGAGATTTGATTTCAGAGCGGAACAATCGAGAGTCGAATGTATCAACAGAGATTGCTCGAAAATGGGGGTTTGGAACAGGTGGTTACAAGTCCAATAATAGCAGTTCCCTATGA
- a CDS encoding Coq4 family protein, whose amino-acid sequence MLFLYNWSSRLYAELFKGYKAAWGISKQDFLNYPQGSLGYAMGMFYQEKGFDVMPKLENHDVFHLLTETGTDISDEIAMQYLLFGNGKISLYLIAMLFIGTLIFPEHSQYYWSSYRKGKSMHKFYHIEFKEFLSESIIELQNSFYNKQLTLQVNLLKHGK is encoded by the coding sequence ATGTTATTTTTATACAACTGGTCATCCAGGTTGTATGCTGAGCTTTTTAAAGGATATAAAGCGGCATGGGGCATTTCAAAACAAGATTTTTTAAACTATCCGCAAGGAAGTTTGGGCTACGCAATGGGAATGTTTTATCAAGAAAAGGGCTTTGACGTAATGCCAAAGCTAGAAAATCATGATGTATTTCACCTATTGACAGAAACTGGAACTGACATTTCTGATGAGATTGCAATGCAATATCTCTTATTTGGAAATGGGAAAATCAGTCTTTACCTGATTGCGATGTTATTTATTGGTACTTTAATCTTTCCTGAGCACAGTCAGTATTATTGGTCTTCTTATAGGAAAGGAAAATCCATGCATAAATTCTACCATATAGAATTCAAGGAATTCCTTTCTGAATCTATCATTGAATTACAAAACTCATTTTATAACAAACAACTAACACTTCAAGTAAATCTACTAAAACATGGAAAATAA
- a CDS encoding winged helix-turn-helix domain-containing protein, protein MSLDLTLYDKVFENRVRLQIMSILMANDSYDFNSLKELLEVTDGNLASNLKSLEKEGYILVSKTFIDRKPNTSYSKTDKGQKAFENHLIALESLIKQQYK, encoded by the coding sequence GTGAGTCTGGATTTAACATTATATGACAAGGTATTTGAAAATAGGGTCCGCCTGCAAATCATGAGTATATTGATGGCAAATGATTCCTATGATTTCAATTCTTTGAAGGAATTGTTGGAGGTGACAGATGGTAACCTTGCATCCAACTTAAAAAGTTTGGAAAAGGAGGGATACATTTTGGTTAGTAAAACCTTTATTGATCGTAAGCCAAATACCAGCTATAGTAAAACAGATAAAGGACAAAAAGCATTTGAAAATCATTTGATTGCGCTTGAGAGTTTAATTAAACAACAGTATAAATAA
- a CDS encoding trigger factor family protein, protein MNISHQNIDDINANIQVEIAPEDYNPQVDKAIKDQAKQAKLPGFRPGMVPTGHIKRLYGKAILFDEINKIINDKIAEYISEQKLEVLGQPLPKEEDKDGQYNWDFKDTFNFDYEIVWLLNSIFRSLTRLNLLNTTSKLMRKLLLNVSKTCVVAMVK, encoded by the coding sequence ATGAATATTTCACACCAGAACATTGATGACATCAACGCTAATATCCAAGTGGAAATAGCACCTGAGGACTATAATCCACAGGTTGATAAAGCAATTAAAGACCAAGCAAAACAAGCTAAACTACCAGGCTTCCGCCCAGGGATGGTTCCTACTGGACACATCAAACGTCTGTACGGTAAAGCGATCTTATTCGATGAGATCAATAAAATTATCAATGATAAAATTGCTGAATATATCAGTGAACAAAAACTAGAAGTATTAGGACAACCTCTTCCGAAAGAAGAAGATAAAGACGGTCAATACAACTGGGATTTCAAAGATACTTTTAACTTCGACTACGAAATCGTTTGGCTCCTCAATTCGATATTCCGTTCTCTAACGAGACTGAATTTACTGAATACGACATCAAAGCTGATGAGGAAACTCTTGCTGAACGTATCAAAAACTTGCGTCGTAGCTATGGTAAAATGA